The stretch of DNA GATCGGCTAGAATGGCCGCCTTGCCGTTATCGAGCCGAACATGAGCGCCGAATTGCCCCCTCCCCAGCCCCACGCCCAGCTCGACTGGGACGACCAGGGTCGCCCGCGTTCGCGGGTCTTCGACGATGTGTATTTCTCCACCGAGTCGGGCCTGGACGAAACCCGCCATGTGTTTCTCGAACAGAACCGCCTGCGCGAGCGTTTTGCCGCGTTGCCGCCCAGTGGCCGCTTCGTCATCGGCGAAACCGGCTTCGGCACCGGCCTGAACTTTCTCTGCGCCTGGCAGTTGTTCGAACAACAGGCCGACCCCAGCGCACGCCTGCATTTCGTCAGCGTGGAAAAATACCCGCTGACGCCAGCCGACCTGCAGCGCGCCCTGGCCCTGTGGCCGGAGCTGGGGCCGCTGGCCGAGCGCCTGTTGCGCGCCTATGTCGCGGTGCACCAGGGCTTTCAGCGTCTGGTGCTGGACGAAGGCCGGGTCACCCTGACCCTGCTGGTCGGCGATGCCCTGGAGCAATTGCCGCAACTCGACGGGCAGATCGACGCCTGGTTCCTCGACGGCTTCGCCCCGGCGAAAAACCCCGAGATGTGGACCGCCGAGCTGTTCGCCGAACTGGCGCGCCTGGCCGCGCCGGGTTCGAGCATCAGCACCTTCACCAGCACCGGCTGGGTGCGTCGCCTGCTGAATGCCGCGGGCTTCAAGATGAAGCGCACCCCGGGCATCGGCCACAAGTGGGAAGTGCTGCGCGGCGAGTTTCTCGGCTGGCCCGAAGACACGCCGCTGCCTGCCGCCAGCAAGCCCTGGTTCGCTCGCCCGACTCAACAGGTTCAGGAGCAACACGCCCTGGTGATCGGCGCCGGCCTGGCCGGTTGCGCCAGCGCCGCCAGCCTCGCCGCGCGGGGCTGGCGGGTCAGCCTGCTGGAGCGCCACGGGCAACTGGCCCAGGAGGCCTCGGGCAATCCCCAGGGCGTGCTGTACCTGAAACTCTCGGCCCACGGCACCGCCCTGTCGCAGATGATCCTCAGCGGTTTCGGCTACACCCGGCGCCTGCTCGAACAGCTGCAACGGGGCATCGACTGGGACAGCTGCGGCGTGCTGCAACTGGCCTTCAACGCCAAGGAAGCCGAGCGCCAGGCGCAGTTGGCGGCGGCCTTTCCGGCGGAACTGTTGCATCAGCTGGACCAACCCCAGGCCCAGGCCCTGGCCGGCGTCGGCCTGGCCCACGGTGGGCTGTTCTACCCGGAAGGTGGCTGGGTGCATCCGCCGGCCCTGTGCCAGTGGCAAGCCGCGCACCCGCGGATTCGCCTGCTGCCCCACCACGATGTAGTGGAGTTGCGCCGGGTCGATGGCCAGTGGCAGGCCTGGGACGGCGAGCGGTTGCTGGCCAGTGCCGAGGTGGTGATCCTCGCCGGTGCCGCCGAGATCAAGCGCTTTGCGGCCAGCGCCGAGCTGCCGCTCAAGCGCATCCGCGGGCAGATCACCCGACTGCCGCAGACCGCGCGCAGCCAGAGCCTGGCCACCGTGGTGTGCGCCGAGGGTTATGTCGCCCCCGCGCGACTGGGCGAACACACCCTGGGTGCCAGTTTCGATTTCAAGAGCGAAGACCTGACACCCACCGCCGCCGAGCATGCGGGCAACCTGCAGATGCTCGAAGAGATCTCCCGGGACCTGGTGGAACGCCTGGAAGCCGACCGGCTGCAAGCGCAAACCCTCGAAGGGCGGGCCGCCTTCCGTTGCACCAGCCCGGACTATCTGCCGATCGTCGGTCCCCTGGCGGACCAGGCGGCATTCGCCGAGGTCTACGCGGTGCTGGGCAAGGACGCGCGCCAGGTTCCGGACCTGCCCTGCCCCTGGCTGGACGGCCTGTATATCAACAGCGGCCACGGCTCGCGCGGCTTGATCACCGCGCCGCTGTCGGGCGAGTTGCTGGCCGCCTGGCTGGACAACGAACCGCTGCCCCTGCCGCGCAGCGTGGCCGAAGCCTGTCACCCCAATCGCTTTGCCTTGCGTCGGTTGATTCGCGGCAAGCCATGAAATAAAGCAGCGATGCCAGCCGCCCTGGCATCGCTTCGCCATCTCCCGCAAACGCCCACGGGCCCTGCCCGCACGACAAAACTCCAGGCAGATCAAGGCCTTTGCCCCAGCCCACAACGCACTTGCGCCCCGCCGCTTATAACCCATCGGTCTAAAACTCCAGGGGATCACCTGGGTCAGTTTCCGGGTACCTGCCGTTTCTGGCCGGTCGCGATTCACCCCTCCCCAACGGAAAAACCGGTAAGGACTTATGTGCGGATTAGCTGGAGAACTACGTTTTGATCATCAACCCGCCGACCTGGCAGCGGTTGAACGAATTACCCACCACCTCGCCCCTCGCGGCCCCGACGCCTGGGGTTTCCATAGCCAGGGCCCGATAGCCCTGGGCCATCGACGCCTGAAAATCATGGACCTGTCGGACGGCTCGGCCCAGCCGATGATCGACAACCAGTTGGGCCTGTCCCTGGCCTTCAACGGCGCGATCTACAACTTCCCCGAACTGCGCGCCGAACTGGAAAGCCTGGGCTACGCCTTTTATTCCGGCGGCGACACCGAAGTGCTGCTCAAGGGCTATCACGCCTGGGGCGCCGAGCTGCTGCCGCGGCTCAACGGCATGTTCGCCTTCGCCATCTGGGAGCGGGACGCCAAGCGCCTGTTCATCGCCCGCGACCGCCTGGGCGTCAAGCCGCTGTACCTGTCGCGCACCGGCCAGCGCCTGCGTTTCGCCTCGGCCTTGCCGGCGCTGCTCAAGGGCGGCGACATCAACCCGCTGCTCGACCCGGTGGCGCTCAACCATTACCTGAACTTCCATGCCGTGGTGCCCGCGCCGCGCACCCTGCTGGCGGGCATCGAGAAACTGCCGCCGGCCACCTGGATGCGCATCGAAGCCGACGGCCGCACCGAACAGCGAACCTGGTGGACCCTGCCCTACGGCCCGCGCGCCGATGAAACCGGGCTGACCCTGGAAGACTGGCGCGACCGCGTACTCGACAGCACCCGCGAAGCCGTGGCGATCCGCCAACGGGCGGCAGTGGATGTCGGCGTGCTGCTGTCCGGCGGCGTCGATTCGAGCCTGCTGGTCGGCCTGCTGCGGGAAGTCGGTGTGGATAACCTGTCGACCTTCTCCATCGGCTTCCAGGATGCCGGCGGCGAACGCGGCGACGAGTTCCAGTATTCGGACCTGATCGCCCAGCACTACGGCACCGATCACCATCAGTTGCGCATCGACGAGCGCGAGATCATCGAACAGCTGCCGGCGGCGTTCCGCGCCATGAGCGAACCCATGGTCAGCCACGACTGCATCGCCTTCTACCTGCTGTCCCGGGAAGTCGCCAAGCACTGCAAGGTGGTGCAGAGCGGCCAGGGCGCCGACGAACTGTTCGCCGGTTACCACTGGTACCCGCAGGTGGAGGGCGCCAGCGATCCCTACGCGGCCTACCGCGAGGCGTTCTTCGACCGCAGCTACGACGACTATGCGGCCACCGTGCAACCGCGGTGGCTGACCGCCAACGACGCCGCCGGCGATTTCGTCCGTGAGCATTTCGCCCAGCCCGGCGCCACCGAGCCTGTGGATAAAGCCCTGCGCCTGGACAGCACGGTGATGCTGGTCGACGACCCGGTCAAGCGTGTGGATAACATGACCATGGCCTGGGGCCTGGAGGCACGCACGCCGTTCCTCGACTACCGGCTGGTGGAGCTGTCGGCGCGGGTGCCGGCCCGGTTCAAGCTGCCCGATGGCGGCAAGCAGGTGCTCAAGGAAGCCGCGCGGCGGGTGATCCCCAGCGCGGTGATCGACCGCCAGAAAGGCTACTTCCCGGTGCCCGGCCTCAAGCATCTGCAGGGCGCCACCCTGGACTGGGTACGTGAACTGCTGCTCGACCCGAGTCAGGACCGCGGCCTGTTCAACCCGGCGATGCTCGACCGCCTGCTGACCGATCCACAAGGCCAGCTGACGCCGTTGCGCGGCTCCAAGCTGTGGCAACTGGCGGCGCTGAACCTGTGGCTCAGCGAACAAGGAATCTGACCATGAAACCCCATGCCACGGCTTACAGCCAACGCTTGCTGCGCGGTCAGGCGCCCTCCTACGAACGTCTGCAGGCGCGTTTCGCCGAAGACCGCAGCGCCCTCGGCACCGACCCGATTGCCGTGCATTGCGGCTGGGGCCGGCTGCTGATCGGCCATACCTTTCCCGACCCGACGAGCCTGGCCGAGGAGCTGCTCAACGAACACCCCGGCGAACGCGACATCGCCCTGTATGTCGCCGCCCCCCAGCAGATCCTCGGCCTGGAACCGACCCAGTTGTTCCTCGACCCCTCGGACACCCTGCGCCTGTGGTTCAGCGACTACCGCCAGGCCACCCGGGTGTTTCGCGGCTTCCGCATCCGCCGGGCGCAGAGCGCGGCGGACTGGCAGGCCATCAACCAGCTGTACCTGGCCCGCAACATGCTGCCGGTCGACCCGAGCCTGCTGACCCCGCGCCATGCCGGCGGGCCGGTGTACTGGCTGGCCGAAGACGAAGACAGCGGCGCGGTGATCGGCAGCGTCATGGGCCTGGACCACCAGAAGGCCTTCCACGATCCGGAGCACGGCAGCAGCCTGTGGTGCCTGGCGGTGGACCCGCATTGCACCCGCCCGGGGGTCGGCGAAGTGCTGGTCCGGCACCTGATCGAACACTTCATGAGCCGTGGCCTGAGCTACCTCGACCTGTCGGTGCTGCACGACAATCGCCAGGCCAAGTGCCTGTACGCCAAGCTGGGTTTCCGCACCCTGTCGACCTTCGCCATCAAGCGCAAGAACGGTATCAACCAGCCGCTGTTCCTCGGCCCCGGGCCCGAGGCGCAGTTCAACCCTTACGCGCGGATCATCGTCGAGGAAGCCCATCGCCGCGGCATCGACGTGCAGGTCGACGACGCCGAAGCCGGGATGTTCACCCTCAGCCATGGCGGCCGCCGGGTGCGTTGCCGCGAATCCCTCAGCGACCTGACCAGCGCCATCAGCATGAGCCTGTGCCAGGACAAGAGCCTGACTCACAAGGTACTGAAACAGGCCGGGCTGAACCTGCCTGCGCAACAACTCGCGGGCAACGCCGACGACAACCTGGCGTTTCTCGACGAGCATGAACGGGTGGTGGTCAAGCCACTCGACGGGGAACAAGGCCAAGGTGTGGCCGTGGATCTGCGCACCATCGAAGAAGTGCAACAGGCGATCGACAACGCCCGGCGGTTCGACAGCCGGGTGTTGCTCGAGAGCTTCCACGAGGGCCTGGACCTGCGCATCCTGGTGATCGGCTTCGAGGTGGCCGCCGCAGCCATTCGCCGGCCGGCCGAGGTGATCGGCGACGGCCAGCACTCCATCAGGCAGCTGATCGAAGCGCAAAGCCGACGCCGCCAGGCCGCCACCGGCGGCGAAAGCAAGATCCCCCTGGACCACGAAACCCAGCGCACCCTGCAGGCCGCCGGGCATGGCTACGACAGCATCCTGGCGGCCGGCGAACGGCTGTTCGTGCGGCGCACCGCCAACCTGCATACCGGCGGCACCCTGGAAGATGTCACCGCGATTCTGCATCCGGAACTGGTAGACGCAGCGATCCGCGCGGCGCGGGCGCTGGATATCCCGATGGTCGGCCTCGACCTGATGGTGCCGGCGGCGGACCAGCCGCAGTACGTGTTCATTGAGGCCAACGAGCGCGCCGGCCTGGCCAACCATGAACCGCAGCCGACGGCCGAGCGCTTTGTCGACCTGCTGTTTCCCCACAGCCAGCCGGCGGTTTGAAAGCCTTGTGCTGACCGTCGCGGCCTCATCGCGGGCAAGCCTCGCTCCTACAGGGATCGCCGCCTTGCTCGCGATGCCTTTTCATCATCAGGAGTTTCCATGACCCGATCGATTCCCGAACCGGACCTCAACTACCTGCAGAAAGTCCTCCTGGAAATGCTCGCCATTCCCAGCCCCACCGGCTTCACCGACACCATCGTGCGTTATGTGGCCGAGCGCCTGGAAGAACTGGGCATTCCCTTCGAGTTGACCCGCCGCGGCACCATTCGCGCCACCCTCAAGGGGCAGAAGAACAGCCCGGACCGCGCCGTCTCGGCGCACCTGGACACCATCGGCGCCAGCGTGCGCGCAGTGAAAGACAACGGCCGCCTGACCCTGGCCCCGGTCGGCTGCTGGTCCAGCCGTTTCGC from Pseudomonas chlororaphis subsp. chlororaphis encodes:
- the mnmC gene encoding bifunctional tRNA (5-methylaminomethyl-2-thiouridine)(34)-methyltransferase MnmD/FAD-dependent 5-carboxymethylaminomethyl-2-thiouridine(34) oxidoreductase MnmC, which codes for MPPPQPHAQLDWDDQGRPRSRVFDDVYFSTESGLDETRHVFLEQNRLRERFAALPPSGRFVIGETGFGTGLNFLCAWQLFEQQADPSARLHFVSVEKYPLTPADLQRALALWPELGPLAERLLRAYVAVHQGFQRLVLDEGRVTLTLLVGDALEQLPQLDGQIDAWFLDGFAPAKNPEMWTAELFAELARLAAPGSSISTFTSTGWVRRLLNAAGFKMKRTPGIGHKWEVLRGEFLGWPEDTPLPAASKPWFARPTQQVQEQHALVIGAGLAGCASAASLAARGWRVSLLERHGQLAQEASGNPQGVLYLKLSAHGTALSQMILSGFGYTRRLLEQLQRGIDWDSCGVLQLAFNAKEAERQAQLAAAFPAELLHQLDQPQAQALAGVGLAHGGLFYPEGGWVHPPALCQWQAAHPRIRLLPHHDVVELRRVDGQWQAWDGERLLASAEVVILAGAAEIKRFAASAELPLKRIRGQITRLPQTARSQSLATVVCAEGYVAPARLGEHTLGASFDFKSEDLTPTAAEHAGNLQMLEEISRDLVERLEADRLQAQTLEGRAAFRCTSPDYLPIVGPLADQAAFAEVYAVLGKDARQVPDLPCPWLDGLYINSGHGSRGLITAPLSGELLAAWLDNEPLPLPRSVAEACHPNRFALRRLIRGKP
- a CDS encoding N-acetylglutaminylglutamine amidotransferase — protein: MCGLAGELRFDHQPADLAAVERITHHLAPRGPDAWGFHSQGPIALGHRRLKIMDLSDGSAQPMIDNQLGLSLAFNGAIYNFPELRAELESLGYAFYSGGDTEVLLKGYHAWGAELLPRLNGMFAFAIWERDAKRLFIARDRLGVKPLYLSRTGQRLRFASALPALLKGGDINPLLDPVALNHYLNFHAVVPAPRTLLAGIEKLPPATWMRIEADGRTEQRTWWTLPYGPRADETGLTLEDWRDRVLDSTREAVAIRQRAAVDVGVLLSGGVDSSLLVGLLREVGVDNLSTFSIGFQDAGGERGDEFQYSDLIAQHYGTDHHQLRIDEREIIEQLPAAFRAMSEPMVSHDCIAFYLLSREVAKHCKVVQSGQGADELFAGYHWYPQVEGASDPYAAYREAFFDRSYDDYAATVQPRWLTANDAAGDFVREHFAQPGATEPVDKALRLDSTVMLVDDPVKRVDNMTMAWGLEARTPFLDYRLVELSARVPARFKLPDGGKQVLKEAARRVIPSAVIDRQKGYFPVPGLKHLQGATLDWVRELLLDPSQDRGLFNPAMLDRLLTDPQGQLTPLRGSKLWQLAALNLWLSEQGI
- the ngg gene encoding N-acetylglutaminylglutamine synthetase, which translates into the protein MKPHATAYSQRLLRGQAPSYERLQARFAEDRSALGTDPIAVHCGWGRLLIGHTFPDPTSLAEELLNEHPGERDIALYVAAPQQILGLEPTQLFLDPSDTLRLWFSDYRQATRVFRGFRIRRAQSAADWQAINQLYLARNMLPVDPSLLTPRHAGGPVYWLAEDEDSGAVIGSVMGLDHQKAFHDPEHGSSLWCLAVDPHCTRPGVGEVLVRHLIEHFMSRGLSYLDLSVLHDNRQAKCLYAKLGFRTLSTFAIKRKNGINQPLFLGPGPEAQFNPYARIIVEEAHRRGIDVQVDDAEAGMFTLSHGGRRVRCRESLSDLTSAISMSLCQDKSLTHKVLKQAGLNLPAQQLAGNADDNLAFLDEHERVVVKPLDGEQGQGVAVDLRTIEEVQQAIDNARRFDSRVLLESFHEGLDLRILVIGFEVAAAAIRRPAEVIGDGQHSIRQLIEAQSRRRQAATGGESKIPLDHETQRTLQAAGHGYDSILAAGERLFVRRTANLHTGGTLEDVTAILHPELVDAAIRAARALDIPMVGLDLMVPAADQPQYVFIEANERAGLANHEPQPTAERFVDLLFPHSQPAV